A portion of the Pseudarthrobacter sp. L1SW genome contains these proteins:
- a CDS encoding DUF402 domain-containing protein produces the protein MREEDALKYPGAVGESGPAMHTTTTRVPAGLKPGQLVVSRNRKWNGKAHWVVPGRYLGEDRHGWWIFQGTNEFCSRPGAAFYTKSDAVLLVPRSGDWVATFYDDAHPNQVRVYVDLAVAHEWTVIRPAVTEFHVIDMDLDVIRTADRGVFIDDQDEFAEHSVSMHYPDLLVADIQRAADQLYQAVKAQQAPFDGTDVAWFTEGRK, from the coding sequence GTGAGGGAAGAAGACGCACTGAAGTACCCGGGTGCGGTGGGGGAGTCCGGGCCGGCCATGCACACCACTACTACCCGGGTACCCGCGGGGCTGAAGCCGGGCCAGTTGGTGGTGTCCAGGAACAGGAAATGGAACGGCAAGGCGCACTGGGTGGTGCCCGGCCGGTACCTCGGCGAAGACCGGCACGGGTGGTGGATCTTCCAGGGCACCAATGAGTTCTGCTCCCGGCCCGGGGCGGCGTTCTACACCAAATCCGACGCCGTGCTGCTGGTTCCGCGCTCCGGCGACTGGGTTGCCACCTTCTACGACGACGCCCACCCCAACCAGGTCCGTGTGTACGTGGACCTGGCCGTGGCCCACGAGTGGACGGTCATCCGGCCCGCCGTCACCGAGTTCCACGTGATCGACATGGACCTGGACGTCATCCGCACCGCAGACCGGGGCGTGTTCATCGACGACCAGGACGAGTTCGCGGAGCACAGCGTCTCCATGCACTACCCGGACCTCCTGGTGGCGGACATCCAACGTGCAGCAGACCAGCTTTACCAGGCCGTCAAGGCGCAACAGGCTCCGTTCGACGGCACTGACGTCGCATGGTTCACAGAGGGACGAAAATGA
- a CDS encoding aldo/keto reductase, whose amino-acid sequence MTTYRRVGRSGLTVSTVGLGCNNLGRANTPTESQEATDAVVHAALDAGITLFDVADTYGREPGLSETMLGKALGSRRPGVVLATKFGMDMKGASGPDFGARGSRRYIIQAVEASLRRLGTDWIDLYQFHTPDPLTPIDETLSALDTLVTSGKVRYLGHSNRAGWQIAQAEYVARELGSARFISTQNHYNLLDRRAELEVTPAAEEFGLGVLPYFPLANGLLTGKYSPGHAPEGSRLSHTRTHLVHDADWDQLDRFSSFAKDRGLSEIQVAFSWLAVQPCVASVIAGATRPEQVRQNAEAADWVPSEKDLAELDGIFPAAPKVALF is encoded by the coding sequence GTGACCACGTACCGCCGCGTCGGCAGATCCGGCCTGACCGTCTCCACCGTGGGCCTGGGCTGCAACAACCTTGGCCGCGCCAACACCCCCACCGAATCCCAGGAAGCCACTGACGCCGTGGTCCATGCGGCACTCGACGCCGGAATCACCCTGTTCGACGTCGCCGACACCTACGGCCGCGAACCCGGCCTCAGCGAAACAATGCTCGGCAAGGCGCTCGGCAGCCGGCGGCCCGGCGTCGTCCTGGCCACCAAGTTCGGCATGGACATGAAAGGCGCCAGCGGGCCGGACTTCGGGGCGCGCGGCTCCCGCCGCTACATTATCCAGGCAGTGGAGGCGTCGCTGCGGCGGCTGGGCACCGACTGGATCGACCTCTACCAGTTCCACACGCCGGACCCGCTGACCCCCATTGACGAAACCCTGTCCGCCCTGGACACGCTGGTCACCAGCGGCAAGGTCCGTTACCTCGGGCACTCCAACCGGGCCGGCTGGCAGATCGCCCAGGCCGAGTACGTCGCCCGCGAACTCGGCAGCGCCCGCTTCATCTCCACCCAGAACCACTACAACCTCCTGGACCGCAGGGCGGAACTCGAGGTGACACCGGCCGCGGAGGAGTTCGGACTGGGCGTCCTGCCGTACTTCCCCCTCGCCAACGGACTGCTGACCGGCAAGTACTCGCCCGGCCACGCCCCGGAGGGCTCCAGGCTCAGCCACACGCGCACCCACCTGGTGCACGACGCCGACTGGGACCAGTTGGACAGGTTCAGCAGCTTCGCCAAGGACCGCGGCTTGAGCGAGATCCAGGTTGCCTTCTCCTGGCTGGCCGTCCAGCCCTGCGTGGCCAGCGTCATAGCGGGAGCCACCCGGCCGGAGCAGGTCCGCCAGAACGCGGAAGCAGCGGACTGGGTACCCTCCGAAAAGGACCTCGCGGAACTGGACGGCATCTTCCCCGCAGCGCCCAAGGTAGCGCTCTTCTAG
- a CDS encoding ECF transporter S component, translated as MSSHSLTLPSTSPAAARKRRLLEILGAVAIAGTYVYLVLNQPADITGGPGSASALIALSGFLIGAVLLIVAVLPTLPASTVVLIPVALVLNIVLGQFVGSTLVPFYLDTIGTVLIAVLAGPAAGAATGALSSIVWSFFNPTVLPFAAGAALIGCLAGLAARHGMFRRFYLAPVAGFVTGIIGGVVSAPVAAFVFGGTSGVATGAIVSAFRSMGDSLLGAITKQALISDPMDKAIVFTVVAILVYALPRRARLQFPFIRRHRVLAGKTPEQGS; from the coding sequence ATGTCATCGCACTCCCTGACGTTGCCGTCCACGTCACCGGCGGCCGCCCGCAAACGCCGGCTGCTGGAAATCCTCGGCGCCGTGGCCATCGCCGGCACCTACGTCTACCTGGTCCTCAACCAGCCTGCCGACATCACCGGCGGGCCGGGCAGCGCGTCCGCCCTGATCGCCCTGTCCGGCTTCCTCATCGGAGCCGTCCTGCTGATTGTCGCCGTGCTCCCCACGTTGCCGGCCTCCACCGTGGTGCTGATCCCGGTGGCACTGGTGCTGAACATCGTGCTCGGACAGTTCGTGGGCAGCACCCTGGTGCCGTTCTACCTGGACACCATCGGCACGGTCCTCATCGCGGTGCTGGCCGGCCCGGCCGCCGGTGCAGCGACCGGTGCGCTGAGCAGCATCGTCTGGTCCTTCTTCAACCCCACTGTGCTGCCCTTCGCCGCCGGGGCTGCCCTGATCGGCTGCCTTGCCGGCCTCGCCGCCCGCCACGGGATGTTCCGGCGCTTCTATCTCGCACCGGTGGCAGGGTTCGTCACCGGCATCATCGGCGGCGTGGTGTCCGCGCCGGTGGCGGCTTTTGTCTTCGGCGGCACCTCCGGCGTAGCCACCGGTGCGATCGTCAGTGCCTTCCGGTCCATGGGCGACTCCCTCCTGGGCGCCATCACCAAACAGGCGCTCATCTCCGACCCCATGGACAAAGCGATTGTGTTCACCGTGGTGGCCATCCTGGTATACGCCCTTCCACGGCGCGCGCGGCTGCAGTTCCCGTTCATCCGCAGGCACCGCGTGCTGGCAGGCAAGACCCCCGAACAAGGCTCCTGA
- a CDS encoding nucleoside hydrolase — protein MTAFLLDVDTGIDDALALAYLAALPDTEFVTVTATPGNVDADQVARNTLALLELCGRPGVEVAVGARKPLAVPLVTTPETHGPQGIGYAVLPEPEGAVSPRDAVDLWVEHARARPGELTALITAPLTNFALALRQEPRLPELLAKVVIMGGSFYHQGNTTPTAEWNTHVDPHAAKEVYAAFQGRPLEELPIVCSLDTTERMELHPEHVRQLAEAAGATVPELVQPGQPEGQRSASDNVLIRHLSDALRFYFEFHRHYDQGYLAHVHDYFAAGVAAGTLEFEARPATVDVETGSPLLMGTTVADFRGLWGAPPNARVVSTNHPEAAFRELVSAVGNLARRVG, from the coding sequence ATGACCGCCTTCCTGCTGGATGTGGACACGGGCATCGACGACGCCCTGGCCCTCGCCTACCTTGCGGCCCTGCCGGACACCGAGTTCGTCACCGTCACCGCAACCCCCGGGAACGTGGACGCGGACCAGGTGGCGCGCAACACCCTGGCACTGCTGGAACTGTGCGGACGCCCGGGAGTGGAAGTGGCCGTCGGCGCCCGCAAGCCGTTGGCCGTTCCGCTGGTGACCACCCCGGAAACGCACGGCCCGCAAGGCATCGGTTACGCCGTCCTGCCGGAACCTGAGGGCGCCGTCTCACCGCGGGACGCCGTCGACCTCTGGGTGGAACATGCCCGGGCGCGGCCGGGGGAGCTCACTGCGCTGATCACCGCACCCCTGACCAACTTCGCGCTGGCGCTCCGGCAGGAACCCAGGCTCCCCGAGCTGTTGGCGAAGGTGGTCATTATGGGCGGCAGCTTTTACCACCAGGGCAACACCACGCCCACCGCGGAGTGGAACACCCACGTGGATCCGCATGCGGCCAAGGAAGTGTACGCGGCCTTCCAGGGCCGCCCCCTGGAAGAGCTCCCCATTGTCTGTTCCCTGGACACCACCGAGCGGATGGAGCTGCACCCGGAACATGTCCGGCAGCTGGCGGAGGCCGCGGGCGCAACAGTCCCCGAGCTGGTGCAGCCCGGCCAGCCCGAGGGACAGCGCAGCGCCTCTGACAACGTGCTCATCAGGCACCTGTCCGATGCCCTGCGGTTCTACTTCGAGTTCCACCGCCATTATGACCAGGGATACCTCGCCCACGTCCACGACTACTTCGCAGCGGGCGTGGCCGCGGGCACCCTGGAGTTCGAGGCACGGCCCGCCACCGTCGACGTCGAGACCGGGTCACCGCTCCTGATGGGCACCACCGTGGCCGATTTCCGGGGCCTCTGGGGAGCGCCGCCGAACGCCCGCGTGGTCTCCACGAACCATCCGGAAGCGGCCTTCCGGGAGCTGGTGTCCGCCGTCGGGAACCTGGCCCGCCGCGTGGGCTGA
- a CDS encoding energy-coupling factor transporter transmembrane component T — MRLHPLTSLAAAGSTAAITTAAAYLPLSLAVIATAVGLAAWSGSVRRLLPAAAAILVPLCLSLLVLHGLFFPEGDTVLAEWGPARVTSEGLSFALNRAAQLGAVVLALLVFSFSVSVPDLVAALSVRGVQGRFAFVLASTLTLLPAITSRVERIRQAQESRGLVIRRGLLHRVAAFRRQAVPLVLSLVEDAGTRAAALESRGFSNPGPRTSYRDVPDSKPQRALRVVLLVAAAAAVAIRLWLAAEGT; from the coding sequence GTGCGCCTCCACCCGCTGACCTCGCTGGCAGCCGCCGGCAGCACGGCGGCCATCACGACGGCGGCAGCGTACCTGCCGCTGTCCCTTGCCGTGATTGCCACGGCAGTGGGCCTCGCAGCCTGGAGTGGTTCGGTGCGGCGGCTCCTGCCAGCGGCAGCTGCCATCCTGGTGCCGCTGTGCTTGTCGCTGCTGGTGCTGCATGGCCTGTTCTTCCCCGAAGGGGACACCGTGCTCGCCGAGTGGGGCCCTGCACGCGTCACGTCCGAAGGGCTCTCCTTCGCCCTGAACCGGGCAGCGCAGCTGGGCGCCGTTGTCCTCGCCCTCCTGGTGTTCTCCTTCAGTGTCAGCGTTCCGGACCTGGTGGCGGCGTTGTCTGTGCGCGGCGTCCAGGGCAGGTTCGCTTTCGTGCTGGCGTCCACGCTCACCCTGCTGCCGGCCATCACCTCCAGGGTGGAACGCATCCGGCAGGCCCAGGAATCCCGTGGGCTGGTGATCCGGCGCGGGCTGCTGCACCGGGTGGCGGCCTTCCGCCGCCAGGCAGTGCCGCTGGTCCTGTCCCTTGTGGAGGACGCCGGAACCCGTGCTGCGGCGCTGGAGTCCCGCGGCTTCAGCAACCCAGGACCCCGGACCAGCTACCGGGATGTGCCGGATTCCAAACCCCAGCGGGCGCTCCGCGTTGTCCTGCTGGTGGCCGCCGCGGCTGCAGTCGCCATCCGGCTTTGGCTTGCAGCGGAGGGGACCTAG